CTGATGAATATTGACTGCTGTGTTCTGATATTGTTGTacaatagtttttcttttcttttcgaCCATAATTTATTCTGGCCaagttgttttttcttttggttaGATTATTTTCCATACTTTTAGTGAAAgatactttctttattttattctttagtttcaatttttatattatttttcagaGACTAGTTTTGGTGTATACCTTTTTCCTCGACAATTTATTGGCTGTGCTAATCTTTTGTTGTTGAGTCATTACCTTTTGTTGGGTTTTAAAATGTTAGATTTGGCAGTATTGATGTTTGTGAAGTTGCAACTTTTTGATTGAGTTCATCATGCATTTGCCCAAGACATTTTTAGTTGTAATACTGATTCAATGTTTGTGCAGAGAACGGtgctatatatattttatctaacaCACTGTTTACATTTTATTGAAGTTTATGTAAAatctactaaaataaaaatggatcACCCTCCTCTATGTTTGTAATAGATTGAATCCGATACGCACTTCGAAAAGTTGTCCattattaaaaaggaaaatggtTTGGCCTAAGCAAAAGAAGAGCATGCTTCGGTTGATGTtgaaacatgttaaaatatcggttaatgtaattttagaacaatttaTATGTTTAGTCCTATACTAAGAAATTAATTTCGAAtccatatttaattttgaattgaaactaatttcaaatatattttatgtggGATGAAAATTGACATCGAATTTTACTACAAAACAATTTATACTGTGTGTATTTCTTTATACTCGTATTACATGTTTGGATTGATTATCCAAACAGtaggatttttaatttttcatatctCAAACATAAAACTATTGATtttctgaaatttttaaatgttacaaTGTTTTAAACACCGATGgttgagaagaaaaatatacacaGGCAATATTTTTTGGCGAAACTCAATTCTTTTTTCAACTACCAAACATTTGGGTCtaagaactaaaatgaaataaattgcaAATCGCAAGTAAAATAGAAATGATCTCCAactgtatttatttattgtagTTATCGAACCATTTTTTTCGTTGACAGGTGCTATTATAACGAATTGTAGATATTTTTTTGGAGTAAATGGGCTTTCAATTAAACATGTATTATAAGtcaataaacattgaaaattcaTTATCTATTTCAATACTAAAAAGATATCATCAACAAAATATCAGTTTCTTTCCTTTCAACATacaaataatgtattttacaTTGTTAAATAATCGTTTAATATACTGGaaataatcttaatatttttttattacaccATAAATGAACTTGTTACCCAAACATAAAAACTGGTACAACATTGTGTTAGATAATTAAACCTATCGCTTTACCAAACTCCATTATGCTAATTTGATCATTACCAAATTTACTATCATCCTTCATTTATTGACATTAAATTAAACTACATAATAGACcatttataaaatgatatttctattgACATTTTCAATTACCCTGCTAACATTCGTAGAGTGAATACATCATCCCAACAATATTTTGTTGACTAAATCATCTCACCACCTTCTACtcaacaacaaattaattagcaaataacattttttcacataaaaacaaGCTATTGTTAGGTCAAATTGCATTTGGCAAGTGAAGAGAAAATAACACCGACAAACTATTAGGTATCACCCCACCCCACTAATAAATCGCTTCTTAGAAGTTTCTTATTTTAgtgtataataaataaacatataaaaacacAAGGATGTGATAATGTGATAAGTAAATCACATGAGAAGAGAAGGAgaaattcaattttatgttattagTTTGATATATCTACTCACAGTACCCTAGATTGCACGTGAAGACAATTAACAACACTGTGATTTACTTAAAATTTGGCTAATCATGCATCGATAGAGACAATAGGAAGTCAACTATTAATTTACATGTCTTTTGTCATTCATATAATTTTGCTAATCCATGTgttgctttttattttattactattattattatactagtAAAAGTTGGCAAAAACTCATAATTGATCCATGCAGGAAGATGCAGATAACACCTCCCTTTCATTTGTTCCAGActcaaattttacatttgatgCGCAAAATAACCAAACACTTTATTTATTAGCACAATTCACAATTTTCCATTttgaaaacatataaaataaaattgaagggATAAAAATAACAGCAACACAGTGGCCAAAATCCTAATTCTGTGAAAAAACATAAACCAGTGGTTGAAGTGTTCTGGTTTTTGGTTCTATTTAAGGTTTTGGAGGATGTGTTGGAGTCGGTGAAGGAGGGGTGAAAATATACCCATTCTTTGGATTGATATTTGGCTGTGGATCAGCATAATCTTCAATCTCATACTTCACTATTCTGCGAATGGGAAAATCCTGAAGCAAAAACACACATTCTCATTTAACACTCTTCTCCATAACCCAAAACAAAACTATCAAcagattcaaattttaatttatttctccATTTTCATCACAGAGATAAATGCACCCTTTACTCTAAAACACCCAAATTTGGATACAGTTAATACAAATCAGTAAAGTTCTTTTTAGTAGGTAAAAAGAAGACTAAACGATCAATTTGACATCGTTAACCTAATTGGTTGAAGAGAAAACACTTAtaatttaatagtaaaataataaccaatagTGTGTTAAATTGTTCTTCGAAAAAGTATCATGATAACAAAATACCTCATAACACTTAATTATAAAGAGTAACAATTCAGAGATTTTTAACAATAccaaacagaaaagaaaagaaaaggttaaCAAAAGAAACCACTGTTGATAAAGGAACCGTATGTACCTGATGGGTCTCCATCATTGCCACCCGGCCGAATCCTTaaaattcacaagaaaaaaacataaacatcaGAACAACCATGGAATGAAACAAAGGAGAAAACCGAAACAGAGCATAGAGAGTTAGAAATGGCGTACCGTgatgaaaagagagaaagagaagggaagaaagaagaagaagcatgAGAAAACGTGAGTGAGGCATCAATGGTTTATGCAGAAGAAAGGGAGAGAGTGTTtgaaaaagagtgaaaaaagGTGAGTGTGTGTGAGAGTGCAGAGTATAAATATGAGCGTAGGAATGCGAAAAGAGCAATAATTTTAGGAACCGACTTTGGGTTAAGGTGAGATCCAACCATACTTAAGAGTTACGAAACTCTGCGTCTTTTCTTTGGTTAGTTCTAAATGCAAAAGTGATAACAAACACCGCAATAACTGTAGATTCCGCTATTTTTGTCAATTAACACCATTCGGGCGGCTTCTTCTACTTATTATTTACATATCCTCACAaacacttttataattttttattattaatattaattctaTTATTAATCATGATCTTTCGATGgcattaattttgattaaatatattcaaataatattaaataaaaaggtttaatatgttttttagtctcttaactttcagtgaatag
This region of Vigna unguiculata cultivar IT97K-499-35 chromosome 5, ASM411807v1, whole genome shotgun sequence genomic DNA includes:
- the LOC114185726 gene encoding uncharacterized protein LOC114185726, translating into MPHSRFLMLLLLSSLLFLSFHHGFGRVAMMETHQDFPIRRIVKYEIEDYADPQPNINPKNGYIFTPPSPTPTHPPKP